A section of the Amblyomma americanum isolate KBUSLIRL-KWMA chromosome 2, ASM5285725v1, whole genome shotgun sequence genome encodes:
- the LOC144119212 gene encoding uncharacterized protein LOC144119212, protein MASHFFQPDLPQNRGRTETDKFFKKKNATSFPRFHVVHSEHEEQTARQVSPFIVTRTLTSAIGEGYKIKKLANGDLLLEVLYNHQQEKLSEMKSFGDIPVTISTHRSLNTVRGVISDDDLKYVTDEELLEGLKEQNVTNVYRIKMRRDNKEIPTKHIVLTFASSILPDSVEIGYIKLQLRQYIPNPRRCFKCQRYGHSSQSCRGQLTCAKCSSHEHDSENCAVEPHLCVNCEGRHPAYSRACPVWKQEKEIVTIKVKKNITFRESRKRVASIHKPTFSDVVQRGTAPQPLLAPTQATRCEPVAGPPVPKVAAASAAPPPTKQDARASRSAGPKVPPHTERPNMKTNVRLARSSSVSEYARDTMDTSQSSPKASTSEGRRGSIDRKKRKAPNEGA, encoded by the coding sequence atggcttctcatttttttcaacccgatcTCCCTCAAAACAGAGGGCGCACCGAGACagataaattcttcaaaaaaaaaaacgctacaagcttccctcgattccacgttgttcacagcgaacacgaggaacagactgctagacaagtgtcacctttcattgttaccaggactttaacaagtgccataggagaagggtacaagatcaaaaaactagcaaacggagaccttcttttagaagttttatacaaccaccaacaagagaaattgtcagaaATGAAGTCATTCGGAGATATACCGGTCACTATCagcacacaccgatctttgaatactgttaggggagttatctcagatgatgacctcaaatatgtaactgatgaagaacttctggaaggtttgaaggagcaaaacgtgaccaacgtgtacaggataaaaatgagacgagataataaagaaatccccacaaagcacattgtcctgacatttgcatctagtatcctccccgactccgtagaaataggctacataaagctccaactaagacagtacataccaaacccacgacgctgcttcaaatgccaacgttacggccacagctctcagagttgccggggccaactcacatgtgctaaatgctcttcccatgaacacgattccgaaaactgtgcagttgaaccacacctatgtgtaaattgtgagggccgccatcctgcatactcacgcgcatgtccagtttggaaacaagaaaaggagattgtcacaatcaaagtaaaaaaaaacataacatttagggaaTCGCGGAAGAGGGTAGCTTCGATACACAAACCtactttctccgatgtggtgcaaaggggcacagcaccacagccgcttttggctcccactcaggccacacgcTGTGAGCCTGTAGCGGGGCCACCCGTGcccaaggtggcagcagctagcgctgcgccaccacccacaaaacaggacgcgcgggcctccaggtccgcgggccccaaggtccctccccacacggagaggccgaacatgaaaacaaacgtgcggctcgcacgttcgtccagcgtgtcGGAGTATGCGAGGGACACGATGGACACAAGCCAAAGTAGTCCTAAGGCGTCGACGTCGGAAGggcggcggggctccatagaccgaaaaaaaagaaaagccccgaatgagggcgcctga